Proteins co-encoded in one Acidisarcina sp. genomic window:
- the crcB gene encoding fluoride efflux transporter CrcB, with protein sequence MSKYLWVGIGGFAGSIARYALGVWVYSRMGTRFPYGTFVINISGCFLIGAILTVLDARIGLSPAWRLAIPIGFIGAYTTFSTFEYETIRLAQAGETQLALLNIALSTVVGYFAVWIGVMVGRVLA encoded by the coding sequence ATGTCGAAATATCTTTGGGTGGGCATCGGCGGCTTTGCCGGCTCCATTGCACGCTATGCCCTGGGAGTCTGGGTCTACAGCCGTATGGGCACTCGATTCCCCTACGGCACATTTGTCATAAATATTTCCGGCTGCTTTCTGATCGGCGCCATCCTCACGGTGTTGGATGCGCGCATCGGGCTTTCTCCAGCGTGGAGGCTCGCGATTCCTATTGGCTTCATCGGAGCCTACACCACGTTTTCCACCTTCGAGTACGAGACGATACGGCTGGCACAGGCAGGAGAGACACAACTCGCTCTGCTGAACATTGCACTCAGCACCGTAGTGGGCTATTTTGCTGTGTGGATTGGCGTAATGGTCGGCCGAGTGCTGGCCTAG
- a CDS encoding DUF190 domain-containing protein: MLMPVKAIRVTMYLKEDRVPAVLDFLFHHEVAGATAVHAFAGFGSHHHMHTSALVDLSVDLPVILQFVDTPDKLEQWFPKLAETVKGGLLSTQEVLIFRPPPPKPSEDSGSLLK, from the coding sequence ATGCTCATGCCAGTCAAGGCGATCCGCGTCACCATGTATCTGAAGGAAGACCGCGTTCCAGCCGTCCTTGATTTCCTGTTCCACCACGAGGTCGCGGGAGCAACTGCGGTACATGCGTTTGCCGGATTCGGGAGCCATCACCACATGCACACCTCGGCTCTGGTTGACCTTTCGGTCGATCTTCCTGTCATTCTGCAATTTGTCGATACGCCGGATAAACTGGAACAGTGGTTTCCCAAACTGGCCGAGACGGTCAAGGGCGGTTTGCTCTCCACGCAGGAAGTGCTGATCTTCCGTCCCCCGCCGCCCAAGCCTTCAGAGGACAGCGGTTCTCTGTTGAAGTGA